The Musa acuminata AAA Group cultivar baxijiao chromosome BXJ2-2, Cavendish_Baxijiao_AAA, whole genome shotgun sequence genome contains the following window.
TCCTCATTATTAACTGTACCGGCAAGAGTTCTTTAGGGAGACTGGAGTGCTGAGCTTGGTCTGGTCCATGGTGACTGAGCACTGCACGTTGCTGTAGAACTTGGGCTTGACGAGCTTTCCCAGCACATAAGCTCGTGATCTGACCGTGAAGCCGAGGGTCATCCCCACGGGCCCGCTCGTCTTCCCCTCCGAGCTGCTAAGGCTTGAACCACCGCCGTAGAGAGGAACCTGGTGCCCTTTCACCACCACTCTGAGGTCCCTCTTGCTCTTCCTTGATTGGTAGAAGTCGTTCATCTACAGTAAGAATCAGTATCATCATATTACCAAGTCATATGTTGAGAGGAAATGTAGACACGAGTGAGATGGGTGGTGATGGAGATACGTTTCCGGAAGCCAATGTGAGTTGGTAGTAGTTGAGATCTATGGGGGTGGAGGTCACGTGGACGCCGAAGAAGCTGCCGGTGTTACGGTACGTGAACTTGAGGGTCGAGTTCAGCGTGGCCATGTCGGTCGGCACCAGCGACGCGTCGGTGCCGGCTTGGATGATGAAGTTGTCGAATGTGATGCTCTGCAACGAGCGAGGAATCAGCCATGCATCGTTAGGAGAGCGGACACggtgaggaggcggcggcggttaCCTTCATGATGATACGAGGCCTTTGGTTGCGGCTCGCGCCCCCAAGAATCAAggcgaagaaggagaagaggaggaagaaggcgagGACGAAGCCGAGGAAGTAACACCTACGAGGAACGCCCGCGTCGTCCTCCTCGCCGTCCAGCAGTCCCTCCTCCTCGATCACCGCGCATTCCTTCCACGTCTTGCCGCCTCGACGGCGACTGCCCCTTCCGCCCCCGTCGTGGGGCGAGATCTTCCTGGCCCCGGCCGGCTTCAGCGATCCCGAGAACCGGCTCGAGGACGACTCCCGGGAATGGCGGCCGACGGAGGAGTGGGAGCGTGGCGGAGACAGCGCCGGGCTGGAGTTGAAggacgtcgtcgtcgtcgtcgtcttctcgCCGTCGTGGGAGTCGCGCGACGGGCTCTGCACGTAGTAAACCGGCCGAGCCGGGGACGACGTGGCGTTGCTCGTCACCTCGGAGTCGGTCTTCGCGTCCATCTCGTGGCTTGGCATATCTGCAGCGACCGCCTGCTTCTGTCCGCTGCCTTGCTTGATCTCTTCCCGCTGCGACACTGGGCGTGGTTTAATATCAGTCTTGAtgacaatacatatatatatatagagagagagaaagagagagcaaTATTTTTCTCTTATTATTTATAGGCATTGTTTTTGGATCCGAGGTTAACGGGGGAAGCAAGCATTGACATCCCACGTTCTCTTGTGACACTTTTCTGCAACGAGTTCAGAATAATCAATCATCTTTCTTTTCCCCGTTGTGCTGAAGGAAttgtcttcttttattcttctctcGTGATATATATAGATTTTGTTCCATAGACAAGGAACGGGTGGGCCCCAAGGAGTCCGGGGTCCACGGATCACTGGTGAGTTACTAAATGCTGTGACCACGTTACGTGTAGTCCATGCCCCGTTCTGtggctgttcgtttctcctacaaTAATACACATCAAATGTGATCACGTTACGACTGCTGTTACGAGAATGGTGTCGGTAGGACCGGGATTGAAGCTTCCGAGAACCACTGATGCCGACCACACCAGAAGTACCCAGATTGGTTCCACGTGTCCAcatagacagagagagagagggtttcgTTGCCCATGGGGAACATGTGATGGCA
Protein-coding sequences here:
- the LOC135605567 gene encoding uncharacterized protein LOC135605567; protein product: MPSHEMDAKTDSEVTSNATSSPARPVYYVQSPSRDSHDGEKTTTTTTSFNSSPALSPPRSHSSVGRHSRESSSSRFSGSLKPAGARKISPHDGGGRGSRRRGGKTWKECAVIEEEGLLDGEEDDAGVPRRCYFLGFVLAFFLLFSFFALILGGASRNQRPRIIMKSITFDNFIIQAGTDASLVPTDMATLNSTLKFTYRNTGSFFGVHVTSTPIDLNYYQLTLASGNMNDFYQSRKSKRDLRVVVKGHQVPLYGGGSSLSSSEGKTSGPVGMTLGFTVRSRAYVLGKLVKPKFYSNVQCSVTMDQTKLSTPVSLKNSCRYS